A section of the Solea solea chromosome 17, fSolSol10.1, whole genome shotgun sequence genome encodes:
- the LOC131443547 gene encoding zinc finger protein 771-like, translating to MSSLTYLRHLICERLTAAAEEIFTHVERIVVEYEDEVDRQRRLLEVVCKPHDRSQRSELPQQNVWNEEEVLSDQQLWNCKERNSSLDQEEPLSLQIKEEDEEICTSQEQFELKQEADTFMLTPDDEESDHMEPDSDHQFLSHSPPIFESQDQTGSKKAEITINKSEEEVDHQRVLLKIVWEHVMSQQIELPQQNVYNDEEVLIDQERNSSLDQKEPESLQIKEEEEEIYTSRKQEQLELKQEADTFMLTPDNVESDHMEPEPGTDHQLSHSPPIVKSQDKTVHIREIRSKKSHMCNICEKSFVSKGHLIIHERTHTGEKPYICNICMKSFAEKGNLVNHMRTHTSERPYSCETCGKCFRQIAPLIQHRKTHTGEKPYVCSVCNACFGLKSTLIKHTRTHTGEKPFNCHICKTYFGHKSSLIKHMRTHTGEKPYSCELCGKCFRQSSHLILHKRTHTGERPYACSICEKCFVQKNTLKKHMRTHR from the exons ATGTCTTCGCTTACGTATTTGAGACATTTAATCTGCGAGCGACTAACTGCTGCTGCCGAGGAAATATTCACGCACGTCGAAAGAATCGTCGTCGAGTACGAGGACGAGGTGGATCGTCAGCGCAGACTGTTGGAGGTCGTTTGTAAACCCCACGACAGGTCACAACGATCAG AGCTTCCACAGCAGAATGTCTGGAATGAGGAGGAGGTTCTCAGTGACCAGCAGCTCTGGAACTGCAAggagaggaactccagtctggaccaagaggaACCCTTGTCTCTACAGATTaaagaggaagacgaggaaaTCTGCACCAGTCAGGAGCAGTTTGAACTGAAGCAGGAGGCTGATACCTTTATGCTGACTCCTGATGATGAAGAAAGTGATCACATGGAACCAGACTCTGACCACCAGTTCCTCTCTCACAGCCCTCCTATATTTGAGAGTCAAGatcagacaggaagtaaaaaagCAGAAATAACCATCAACAAGTCTGAGGAAGAGGTGGATCATCAGCGCGTACTGTTGAAAATTGTCTGGGAACATGTAATGTCGCAACAGATAG AGCTTCCACAGCAGAATGTCTATAATGATGAGGAGGTTCTCATTGATCAggagaggaactccagtctggaccaaAAGGAACCAGAGTCTCTAcagattaaagaggaagaggaggaaatctATACCAGTCGGAAGCAGGAGCAGCTTGAACTGAAGCAGGAGGCTGATACCTTTATGTTGACTCCTGATAATGTAGAAAGTGATCACATGGAACCAGAACCAGGCACTGACCACCAGCTCTCTCACAGCCCTCCTATAGTTAAGAGTCAAGATAAGACAGTCCACATTAGAGAAATTAGAAGTAAAAAGTCCCATATGTGCAACATTTGTGAGAAATCCTTTGTGAGTAAAGGCCACTTGATTATCCATGAAAGAACTCACACTGGTGAGAAGCCCTatatttgtaacatttgtatGAAAAGCTTTGCAGAAAAAGGCAACTTGGTGAACCACATGAGAACTCACACGAGTGAAAGGCCTTATTcttgtgaaacatgtggaaagtgttttcgGCAAATTGCGCCTTTGATACAGCACAGAAAAACTCACACGGGTGAGAAGCCCTACGTTTGCAGTGTTTGTAATGCGTGCTTTGGTCTCAAAAGTACCTTGATAAAACACACGAGAACCCACACGGGTGAAAAGCCATTCAATTGCCACATTTGTAAGACATACTTTGGGCATAAAAGCAGCTTGATTAAACACATGAGAACCCACACAGGTGAAAAGCCATATAGTTGTGAACtgtgtggaaagtgttttcGTCAAAGTTCTCATTTGATTCTCCACAAAAGAACTCACACAGGAGAAAGACCCTATGCTTGCAGCATTTGTGAGAAATGctttgtgcaaaaaaacaccTTGAAGAAACACATGAGAACGCACAGGTGA
- the LOC131443548 gene encoding zinc finger protein OZF-like isoform X1 gives MNRQHKLLEVVWKPKVKPQRISVSPEPPQQHVIKEEEEEEVLTEQQLCNQERNSSLDQEEPESLQIKEEEEEICTSQEQEQLELKQEADNFMLTPDNEESDHMEPEPDTDHQLLSAVAESQKQTGIKHVEITIVESKEEKDRQHRLMKILWKPRAKLQQKELPQQNVIKEEEEKEEEVLTEQQLCNRERNSSLDQEEPESLQIKEEEEAIYTSQEQLELKQEADTFMLTPNDKESDHMEPDTDHQLLSAEAESQDQNTLKEKIHMCNICKKCFGFKSNLVTHMRTHTGERPFSCETCGKCFLQSSDLEKHKRTHTGEKPFSCETCGKCFLLSSYLKKHRRTHTGEKPFSCETCGKCFLNLSDLTKHIRTHTGENICNICKKCYSSKSYLMVHMRTHTGERPFSCETCGKCFLHRSNLTIHIRTHTGEKPHVCNICKKCYSSRCYLMIHMRTHTGEKPHVCHICKKCFARRDTLTDHVRTHR, from the exons ATGAATCGTCAGCACAAACTGTTGGAGGTCGTTTGGAAACCTAAAGTCAAGCCACAGCGGATCAGTGTGTCTCCAGAGCCTCCACAGCAGCATGTtataaaggaggaggaggaggaggaggttctcactgagcagcagctctgtaaccaggagaggaactccagtctggaccaagaggaaccagagtctctacagattaaagaggaagaggaggaaatctgcaccagtcaggagcaggagcagcttgaACTGAAGCAGGAGGCTGATAACTTTATGTTGACTCCTGATAATGAAGAAAGTGATCAcatggaaccagaaccagacactgaccaccagctcctctctgctgtagCTGAGAGTCAAAAACAGACAGGAATCAAACACGTAGAAATTACCATTGTTGAGTCCAAAGAAGAGAAGGATCGTCAGCACAGACTGATGAAGATCCTTTGGAAACCTCGAGCAAAGTTACAACAAAAAG AGCTTCCACAACAGAATGTtataaaggaggaggaggagaaggaggaggaggttctcactgagcagcagctctgtaaccgggagaggaactccagtctggaccaagaggaaccagagtctctacagattaaagaggaagaggaggcaatCTACACCAGTCAGGAGCAGCTTGAACTGAAGCAGGAGGCTGATACCTTTATGTTGACTCCTAATGATAAAGAAAGTGATCACATGGAACCAGACACtgaccaccagctcctctctgctgaaGCTGAGAGTCAAGATCAGAatactttaaaagaaaagattcATATGTGCAATATTTGTAAGAAATGCTTTGGGTTTAAAAGCAATTTGGTAACACACAtgagaactcacacaggtgagaggcCATTCTcttgtgaaacatgtggaaagtgttttctACAAAGTTCAGATTTGGAAAAGCATAAAAGAACTCACACTGGTGAAAAGCCATTTTcttgtgaaacatgtggaaagtgttttctACTAAGTTCATATTTGAAAAAGCACAGAAGAACTCACACTGGTGAAAAGCCATTTTcttgtgaaacatgtggaaagtgttttctAAATCTTTCAGATTTGACAAAACACATaagaactcacacaggtgagaatatttgtaatatttgtaaGAAATGCTATTCGTCAAAGAGTTACTTGATGGTCCACATGAGAACTCACACTGGGGAGAGGCCATTCTcttgtgaaacatgtggaaagtgttttctACATCGTTCAAATTTGACAATCCACATAAGAACTCACACAGGAGAGAAGCCCCAtgtttgtaatatttgtaaGAAATGCTATTCATCAAGGTGTTACTTGATGATCCACATGAGAACTCACACTGGTGAGAAGCCCCAtgtttgccacatttgtaagaaatgttttGCACGCAGAGATACCTTGACAGACCACGTGAGAACTCACAGGTGA
- the LOC131443548 gene encoding histone H3.v1-like isoform X2: MNRQHKLLEVVWKPKVKPQRISVSPEPPQQHVIKEEEEEEVLTEQQLCNQERNSSLDQEEPESLQIKEEEEEICTSQEQEQLELKQEADNFMLTPDNEESDHMEPEPDTDHQLLSAVAESQKQTGIKHVEITIVESKEEKDRQHRLMKILWKPRAKLQQKGAKKHGKLWNAKWLYITPRFGTGTTSRNYTCSSITVQTGVQR, from the exons ATGAATCGTCAGCACAAACTGTTGGAGGTCGTTTGGAAACCTAAAGTCAAGCCACAGCGGATCAGTGTGTCTCCAGAGCCTCCACAGCAGCATGTtataaaggaggaggaggaggaggaggttctcactgagcagcagctctgtaaccaggagaggaactccagtctggaccaagaggaaccagagtctctacagattaaagaggaagaggaggaaatctgcaccagtcaggagcaggagcagcttgaACTGAAGCAGGAGGCTGATAACTTTATGTTGACTCCTGATAATGAAGAAAGTGATCAcatggaaccagaaccagacactgaccaccagctcctctctgctgtagCTGAGAGTCAAAAACAGACAGGAATCAAACACGTAGAAATTACCATTGTTGAGTCCAAAGAAGAGAAGGATCGTCAGCACAGACTGATGAAGATCCTTTGGAAACCTCGAGCAAAGTTACAACAAAAAG GTGCAAAGAAACACGGGAAGTTGTGGAATGCTAAATGGCTCTACATCACTCCACGG ttcggcaccgGGACCACCTCCAGGAACTACACTTGTTCCTCCATCACAGTGCAAACCGGAGTGCAGCGCTAA
- the LOC131443563 gene encoding zinc finger protein 267-like, with protein sequence MSSLQCLRDLINGRLTAAAEEIFTHVERIVVEYEEEVDRQRKLLQIVCKPRLQLQRIEFAQQNIYHEEEEVLTDQERNSSLDQEDPESLQIKKEKICTSQEEQLELKQEADTFMLTPDNKESDHMEPEPDTDHQLLSAEAESQDQTNITGEKAHMCNICKKSFVRKYNFMYHMRIHTGEKPFSCETCGKRFRGNSHLMDHKRIHTGERPYSCDTCGQCFSESSALSKHKIIHTGEKPHVCNICKRCFGLKCTLIRHMRIHTGEMPYPCETCGQLFRHRQSLLIHKRKLHR encoded by the exons ATGtcttcacttcagtgtttgagagATTTAATCAACGGGCGACTAACTGCTGCCGCGGAAGAAATATTCACGCACGTAGAAAGAATCGTCGTCGAGTACGAGGAAGAGGTGGATCGTCAGCGCAAACTGTTGCAGATCGTCTGTAAACCTCGACTACAGTTACAGCGGATAG aGTTTGCACAGCAGAATATCTatcatgaggaggaggaggttctcaCTGATCAagagaggaactccagtctggaccaagaggaTCCAGAGTCTCTACAGATTAAAAAGGAGAAAATCTGCACCAGTCAGGAGGAGCAGCTTGAACTGAAGCAGGAGGCTGATACCTTTATGTTGACTCCTGATAATAAAGAAAGTGATCAcatggaaccagaaccagacactgaccaccagctcctctctgctgaaGCTGAGAGTCAAGATCAGACAAATATTACAGGTGAAAAGGCCCACATGTGCAACATTTGTAAGAAAAGCTTTGTGCGTAAATATAACTTCATGTACCACATGAGAATTCACACGGGAGAGAAGCCATTTTCTTGTGAGACCTGTGGGAAGCGCTTTCGAGGAAATTCGCATTTGATGGATCACAAAAGAATTCACACAGGTGAACGGCCATACTCCTGTGACACATGTGGGCAGTGTTTTTCAGAGAGCTCGGCGTTAtctaaacacaaaataattcacACGGGTGAGAAGCCCCATGTCTGCAACATTTGCAAAAGATGCTTCGGGCTCAAATGCACTTTGATTAGACACATGAGGATTCACACTGGTGAGATGCCATATCCTTGTGAAACGTGTGGGCAGCTTTTTCGTCACAGACAAAGTTTGCTAATCCACAAAAGAAAATTACACAGGTGA
- the LOC131443548 gene encoding uncharacterized protein LOC131443548 isoform X3 has translation MALHHSTVRHRDHLQELHLFLHHSANRSAALKTAATTLGLCDLKTKNKNQVEVMSLLASECDGWRQIYPLLSRLAAVALVIPVSSVDCERDFSTMNRVKSDLRNSLQGEHLAVCLRVSINGSNPEEFNFGRALELFFTKPRTMRCSKAECRSFHNRML, from the exons ATGGCTCTACATCACTCCACGG ttcggcaccgGGACCACCTCCAGGAACTACACTTGTTCCTCCATCACAGTGCAAACCGGAGTGCAGCGCTAAAGACAGCAGCTACTACCCTAGGACTCTGTGACTTGAAGACAAAG AACAAGAACCAAGTTGAAGTAATGTCTCTCTTGGCCAGTGAGTGTGATGGATGGAGACAAATCTACCCGTTACTCAGCCGCTTGGCAGCAGTCGCGCTGGTCATTCCAGTTTCCAGCGTCGACTGTGAGAGAGACTTCTCCACGATGAACCGG GTCAAATCAGACCTCCGGAACAGTCTGCAAGGAGAACACCTCGCTGTCTGCCTGAGGGTCTCAATCAATGGGTCAAACCCTGAAGAGTTCAACTTTGGGAGAGCTCTGGAACTGTTTTTCACCAAGCCTAGAACAATGAGGTGTTCAAAGGCGGAGTGCAGA AGCTTCCACAACAGAATGTtataa